A window from Fibrobacter sp. UWB11 encodes these proteins:
- a CDS encoding porin family protein has product MFKKIILAALVVTSAVFAQSKSPIDVKVGARAAFNYGTAWGENSDTFGLEWGPGFTGGVDAKFAVSPNLSIVAGLEFDYRMLDWNFGKLASAYENELSSSGMSSSQRELISEVKFSFGMGYLNIPVLARYNPVPQFFIDAGAYVGFNVSSSIEVSYKGLSRSMDTPKQMQEDIDYGIVAGLGYSIMPKFDVFFRYTMGFAKMVDVTKIASLSGEDVDYSDAPNVGCKNMRFQIGATLWFN; this is encoded by the coding sequence ATGTTCAAGAAAATTATTCTTGCAGCTCTTGTTGTAACGAGTGCTGTGTTTGCACAATCAAAGTCCCCCATAGATGTAAAGGTTGGCGCCCGTGCCGCATTTAACTATGGTACCGCTTGGGGTGAAAATTCTGATACGTTTGGCTTGGAATGGGGCCCCGGTTTTACTGGAGGTGTCGATGCCAAGTTTGCTGTTTCTCCGAATCTTTCTATCGTTGCGGGCTTGGAATTTGATTATCGCATGCTGGATTGGAATTTTGGAAAACTTGCTTCTGCTTATGAAAATGAATTGTCTAGTTCTGGTATGAGTTCATCGCAACGTGAACTTATTTCAGAAGTAAAATTCTCGTTTGGTATGGGTTATTTAAATATTCCTGTTTTGGCTCGCTATAATCCAGTACCCCAGTTCTTTATTGATGCTGGTGCCTATGTTGGATTTAACGTAAGTTCTTCTATAGAAGTTTCTTACAAAGGTCTGAGCAGGTCTATGGATACTCCCAAACAAATGCAAGAGGATATTGATTATGGTATCGTCGCCGGACTTGGTTATTCTATAATGCCTAAATTCGATGTGTTTTTCCGTTATACAATGGGCTTTGCCAAAATGGTTGATGTTACCAAAATTGCATCTTTGAGTGGCGAAGACGTTGATTATAGCGATGCTCCGAATGTTGGCTGCAAGAACATGCGTTTCCAGATTGGCGCTACGCTCTGGTTCAACTAA
- a CDS encoding spermidine/putrescine ABC transporter substrate-binding protein, whose product MKRVVLVLAIFAAFAITACLQKQGDYAASKTITVMLYSEYITPKLLDDFKKKTGYKVKLELYEAQEEMLAKLITADSGKYDVIIASDVVIQQMIQLKLVAKLDTDKIPNRINVDPQFQSQSYDPTNSYSLPYLWGTTGILFRGEKVHPDSVSYSMLFNEQISKGSFSLLDESRSMLSMALLATGNNANTTKQSEINKAVEYIIQAKKDNHFAGFENSVEGTDKVLSRINGAAIVFNGEAQTAINEDSTLQFVIPKEGSFMWVDAMLLSSKASNVEGAYAFMNYILDAKIGAELATSMNFATPNKASLEIIDEKFKNNRVINPNKQEINRMVFLTDLGESEKLYDEAWMIVKNQ is encoded by the coding sequence TTGAAAAGGGTTGTTCTAGTTCTTGCAATTTTCGCAGCTTTTGCGATAACGGCCTGCTTACAAAAGCAGGGGGATTACGCAGCATCCAAGACGATTACCGTGATGCTTTATAGCGAATACATCACTCCAAAATTGCTAGATGATTTCAAGAAAAAGACAGGTTATAAAGTGAAACTGGAGCTCTACGAAGCCCAGGAAGAAATGCTTGCAAAGCTCATTACCGCGGACTCCGGCAAATACGACGTCATCATTGCATCGGACGTTGTCATCCAGCAGATGATCCAACTAAAACTTGTCGCGAAACTGGACACTGATAAAATTCCTAATCGCATAAACGTCGATCCGCAATTTCAAAGTCAAAGCTACGACCCCACAAATTCCTATAGCCTTCCCTACCTTTGGGGAACCACAGGCATTCTCTTTCGCGGTGAGAAAGTCCACCCGGATAGCGTAAGCTATTCCATGCTCTTTAACGAACAAATTTCCAAAGGCAGTTTTAGCCTGCTCGACGAAAGCCGTTCCATGCTCAGTATGGCACTCCTCGCCACAGGCAACAACGCAAACACCACGAAGCAATCCGAAATCAACAAAGCCGTAGAATACATCATACAGGCCAAGAAAGACAACCACTTTGCCGGCTTCGAAAACTCCGTCGAAGGAACCGACAAAGTTCTTTCACGCATAAACGGAGCCGCAATCGTCTTTAACGGCGAAGCACAAACGGCAATCAACGAAGATTCCACGCTACAATTCGTGATTCCCAAAGAAGGTTCTTTCATGTGGGTCGACGCCATGCTATTAAGTTCAAAAGCTTCGAATGTCGAAGGTGCCTATGCCTTCATGAACTACATCTTGGATGCAAAAATCGGTGCAGAACTTGCAACATCGATGAACTTTGCAACCCCCAACAAGGCAAGCCTCGAAATCATCGACGAAAAATTCAAGAACAATCGAGTAATCAACCCCAACAAGCAAGAAATCAACCGCATGGTATTTCTCACCGATTTGGGCGAATCCGAAAAGCTTTATGACGAAGCCTGGATGATCGTGAAGAACCAATAA
- a CDS encoding exodeoxyribonuclease III has translation MKIYSWNVNGIRSVLKKGFEDWFTATDPDVLCLQEVRAEKSQVSEIVNREGYYTYWNACKRKKGYSGVAVYSKIEPDAVNYGFDIEEFDEEGRVLQLVFPDWVLNSIYFPNGGQGDDRLDYKLRFYDAFLENSKQWLRDGKHVVTVGDYNTCHKEIDIARPKENENVSGFLPIERAWMDKYVEDGFVDTFRKLHPDTRDAYSWWSNRFGARERNVGWRLDYGFVDAALMPNVVSAEIHNTVMGSDHCPISLELEPPFAPLPIKKSEEI, from the coding sequence ATGAAAATCTACAGCTGGAATGTCAACGGTATTCGTTCCGTCCTGAAAAAAGGCTTTGAAGATTGGTTCACTGCGACCGATCCCGATGTACTTTGTCTTCAGGAAGTCCGGGCCGAAAAAAGCCAGGTTTCCGAAATTGTAAACCGCGAAGGCTATTATACTTACTGGAATGCTTGCAAACGCAAGAAGGGGTATAGTGGTGTAGCTGTTTATTCCAAGATTGAACCCGATGCCGTCAATTATGGCTTTGACATCGAAGAATTTGATGAAGAAGGCCGCGTGCTCCAGCTGGTGTTCCCGGACTGGGTTCTCAATAGTATTTACTTCCCGAATGGCGGACAGGGTGATGACCGCCTGGACTATAAGCTCCGTTTTTACGATGCCTTCCTTGAAAACAGCAAGCAATGGTTGCGCGATGGCAAGCATGTGGTGACCGTAGGTGACTACAATACTTGCCACAAGGAAATCGATATCGCTCGCCCTAAAGAAAACGAGAACGTGAGCGGATTCTTGCCGATTGAACGTGCTTGGATGGACAAGTATGTGGAAGATGGCTTTGTCGACACGTTCCGCAAATTGCACCCCGATACACGTGATGCCTATTCTTGGTGGTCGAACCGCTTTGGCGCTCGTGAACGCAATGTGGGGTGGCGTTTGGACTATGGCTTTGTTGATGCTGCCTTGATGCCGAACGTGGTCAGTGCTGAAATCCATAACACTGTAATGGGTTCGGACCATTGCCCGATTTCTTTGGAACTGGAACCGCCGTTTGCTCCGCTCCCGATAAAGAAATCTGAAGAAATTTAA
- a CDS encoding pyridoxal phosphate-dependent aminotransferase, with protein sequence MRRRLLSEGAKELSYEIREIVKKANQLKALGLPIHWENIGDPIEKKCQIPEWIKDIVVDLVKTNRSYGYCPSKGMLETREFLVKENNKLGGAQINVDDILFFNGLGDAIATIYGLLSMTTRIIGPAPAYSTHSSAEAAHAHTSPITYRLQPENHWYPDLEELENKVKYNPSIAGILILNPDNPTGMVYPLEILQKMVDIAKRYNLFIICDEIYNKIVYNGAHAYALAEYIGDVPGIALKGISKEYPWPGARCGWAEYYNRDKDEQFDAFCRALDNAKMVEVCSTTLPQMTIPRVLGDPRFKEHRDALNEKIGRRSAIINEILSDIPELYFNPTYGAFYNTIIFREGTLNNHQTLKIDNPIIKKKVEEWCSKTTNLDYRFVYYLLGAKGICVVPSTSFCTDLKGFRVTLLEEDEDELRSVFTTIHDAIIEYLHS encoded by the coding sequence ATGCGTAGAAGATTATTGAGCGAAGGTGCCAAGGAACTTTCTTACGAAATCCGTGAAATTGTGAAAAAGGCAAATCAGCTCAAGGCGCTTGGCCTCCCCATTCACTGGGAAAACATCGGTGACCCGATTGAAAAGAAGTGCCAGATTCCAGAATGGATCAAGGACATTGTCGTTGATTTGGTCAAGACAAACCGCAGTTACGGTTATTGCCCTTCCAAGGGCATGCTCGAAACCCGCGAATTCTTGGTGAAGGAAAACAACAAGCTCGGCGGTGCCCAGATTAACGTCGACGACATTCTATTCTTCAACGGCCTCGGTGACGCCATCGCCACGATTTACGGTCTTTTGTCGATGACCACCCGCATTATCGGACCTGCACCGGCTTATTCCACGCACAGCTCTGCCGAAGCCGCTCACGCTCACACTTCGCCGATTACTTACCGCTTGCAGCCGGAAAACCACTGGTACCCGGACTTGGAAGAACTCGAAAACAAGGTGAAGTACAATCCGAGCATTGCAGGCATCTTGATTTTGAACCCGGACAATCCGACCGGTATGGTCTACCCGCTTGAAATTCTCCAGAAGATGGTCGATATCGCCAAGCGCTACAACCTGTTCATCATCTGCGACGAAATCTACAACAAGATCGTCTACAACGGCGCCCACGCTTACGCGCTCGCCGAATACATCGGCGATGTCCCGGGTATTGCGCTCAAGGGCATTTCTAAGGAATACCCGTGGCCGGGCGCACGCTGCGGCTGGGCTGAATACTACAACCGCGACAAGGACGAACAGTTCGACGCATTCTGCCGCGCTCTCGACAACGCAAAGATGGTGGAAGTTTGCTCGACCACACTCCCGCAGATGACAATTCCGCGCGTGCTTGGCGATCCGCGTTTCAAGGAACACCGCGATGCGCTCAACGAAAAGATTGGACGCAGAAGCGCCATCATCAATGAAATTCTCTCCGACATTCCAGAGCTGTATTTCAACCCAACTTACGGCGCATTCTATAACACAATCATCTTCCGCGAAGGTACGCTGAACAACCACCAGACGCTCAAGATTGACAATCCGATTATCAAGAAGAAAGTCGAAGAATGGTGCAGCAAGACAACAAATCTTGACTACCGCTTTGTGTACTACCTCTTGGGCGCAAAGGGAATCTGCGTCGTGCCGAGTACAAGTTTCTGCACAGATCTCAAGGGTTTCCGCGTGACGCTCTTGGAAGAAGACGAAGACGAACTCCGCAGCGTGTTCACCACGATTCACGATGCGATTATCGAATACTTGCATAGTTAG
- a CDS encoding GGDEF domain-containing protein, translated as MNLQDIVNRFHTMTSILSVEKRNDDKIGTIRIEVGNDLYIRSMEKVDEDGNVVFKQKFVPGSSYERYMKKELYFENLCYECAIKKKPVHAYIRPERYNFSINLIMMPLDIKDPNKAYCTYSQEITFEEDLDAMSNISAKTSSTVLQTCIKLRGAKNLQETMDEVIEDIRKICDASYCCVLLTDFNENTWSVFSDSVKAGSNQHSIREYKDQNFTEYAKTWLKFLDGSLCLMIKNDADLELIHQADLTWYNSLVNANVESLVLLPLQYSGTNIGFIWVTNFDTSNTVYIRETLELSAFFVASEIANYQLLNRLEILSNQDLLTGLLNRNSMNNRISQFVNGEISYKSLAVIFADLNGLKPVNDNQGHDAGDNLLKQAAQVLRTTFKDSECYRAGGDEFLVIAIDQPKEELEAKVEKIRQDSMIPGHISFAIGLSYDENGGKIRKALHEADTLMYEDKNRYYERFPGHRRRF; from the coding sequence ATGAATCTACAAGATATTGTCAACAGGTTCCATACGATGACAAGCATCCTATCGGTCGAAAAACGCAACGATGATAAAATCGGCACCATCCGCATCGAGGTCGGTAATGACTTGTACATCCGTTCCATGGAAAAAGTTGATGAAGACGGCAATGTCGTTTTCAAGCAAAAATTTGTTCCCGGTAGCAGTTATGAACGCTACATGAAGAAGGAATTGTATTTTGAAAATTTATGCTATGAATGTGCCATCAAGAAAAAGCCCGTTCACGCCTACATTCGTCCAGAGCGCTATAATTTTAGCATCAACTTGATAATGATGCCCTTAGACATCAAAGACCCGAACAAGGCGTATTGCACATATTCTCAAGAAATAACGTTCGAAGAAGACCTTGATGCTATGTCGAACATTTCGGCAAAAACATCATCTACTGTATTGCAGACCTGCATTAAACTCCGTGGAGCAAAAAATCTGCAAGAAACCATGGACGAAGTTATCGAGGATATCCGCAAGATTTGCGATGCTAGCTACTGCTGCGTATTGCTCACAGACTTCAACGAAAACACATGGTCGGTATTTAGCGATTCTGTAAAAGCTGGTTCAAATCAACATTCTATTCGAGAATATAAAGACCAAAACTTTACCGAATACGCCAAAACATGGTTAAAGTTCCTTGATGGAAGTCTCTGCCTGATGATAAAAAATGATGCAGACCTTGAACTGATCCACCAAGCAGACCTTACTTGGTACAATTCACTCGTCAATGCAAATGTCGAATCCCTCGTTCTTTTGCCACTACAGTATTCCGGAACCAACATTGGATTTATTTGGGTCACAAACTTTGACACATCCAATACGGTCTACATCAGAGAAACGCTTGAGCTTTCGGCATTCTTTGTCGCATCCGAAATTGCAAATTACCAGCTTTTGAACAGGCTCGAAATTCTCAGCAACCAGGACCTTTTGACAGGTCTTTTGAACCGCAATTCCATGAACAACAGAATTTCGCAGTTCGTGAACGGAGAGATTTCATATAAATCCCTAGCCGTTATTTTTGCTGACTTGAACGGGCTCAAGCCGGTCAACGACAATCAAGGTCACGATGCCGGTGACAATCTTTTAAAACAAGCTGCACAAGTTTTAAGAACAACCTTTAAAGACAGCGAATGTTACCGTGCCGGTGGTGACGAATTCCTCGTTATTGCAATTGATCAGCCTAAAGAGGAACTTGAGGCCAAGGTCGAAAAAATCCGCCAGGATTCCATGATTCCGGGACATATCAGTTTTGCCATCGGCTTAAGCTACGATGAAAACGGAGGCAAAATCCGTAAGGCATTGCACGAAGCAGACACACTCATGTACGAAGACAAGAATCGTTACTATGAGCGTTTTCCGGGACATCGAAGAAGATTCTAG
- a CDS encoding porin family protein — MFKKIILAAALVVSAAFAQSPVNVGGRAAVDMGTLWGDKNDAEWGVGFNAGINAKIGINEMLAFVPGLEIDLRRITGEQTGYDGYRSVTVDETLTMWYLDIPMVLRINANPQFFIDAGLYLGFNLSAEAKLEAAGESVTQDIGETMETLDIGLIAGVGYNVMPNLDVNFRLALGLTEMGKNGKGSKNMRLQLGATYWFM; from the coding sequence ATGTTCAAAAAAATTATTCTTGCTGCAGCCCTCGTCGTTAGCGCAGCTTTCGCTCAATCCCCGGTCAATGTTGGTGGTCGCGCCGCTGTTGATATGGGTACCTTGTGGGGTGATAAGAACGATGCTGAATGGGGTGTAGGCTTTAATGCTGGCATCAATGCAAAAATCGGCATTAATGAAATGTTGGCTTTTGTTCCGGGTTTGGAAATTGATCTTCGCAGAATTACGGGTGAACAGACTGGTTACGATGGCTATCGTTCTGTAACGGTTGATGAAACTCTTACCATGTGGTATTTGGACATCCCGATGGTGCTTCGTATCAATGCTAATCCGCAGTTCTTTATTGACGCCGGTCTCTATTTGGGCTTCAACCTGAGCGCTGAAGCAAAGTTGGAAGCCGCAGGCGAATCTGTGACTCAGGATATCGGCGAAACGATGGAAACGCTTGACATCGGCCTTATCGCTGGCGTTGGCTACAATGTTATGCCGAACCTCGACGTGAACTTCCGCCTTGCTCTTGGCCTTACTGAAATGGGCAAGAATGGCAAGGGCAGCAAGAATATGCGCTTGCAGCTCGGTGCAACCTACTGGTTCATGTAA